Proteins from a single region of Haloplanus sp. GDY1:
- a CDS encoding DUF555 domain-containing protein, which yields MDCRVVVEAAVPVYDVETPDEAIRIAIAKTGEMLNPDLNYVEIDMGSRTSPSGEELPPAFIAADEALVALELEMTVFNVEQEEHASRIARKEIGQRMTNVPLSILSVDPIEDDGEGEEATEEGDTSSEGEGEGEGDEDEDLIPEFEELVDE from the coding sequence ATGGACTGTCGAGTCGTCGTCGAGGCAGCGGTTCCGGTGTACGACGTAGAGACCCCGGACGAGGCGATCCGGATCGCCATCGCCAAGACCGGTGAGATGCTGAACCCGGACCTCAACTACGTGGAGATCGACATGGGGTCACGGACCTCCCCGTCGGGGGAGGAACTCCCCCCGGCCTTCATCGCCGCGGACGAGGCGCTCGTCGCCCTCGAACTCGAGATGACGGTGTTCAACGTCGAACAGGAGGAACACGCCTCGCGCATCGCGCGCAAGGAGATCGGTCAGCGCATGACGAACGTCCCGCTCTCGATCCTGTCGGTCGACCCCATCGAGGACGACGGGGAGGGCGAGGAAGCGACCGAGGAGGGGGACACGTCGTCGGAGGGCGAGGGCGAGGGCGAGGGCGACGAGGACGAGGATCTCATCCCCGAGTTCGAGGAACTCGTCGACGAATGA
- a CDS encoding UPF0058 family protein: MKKQELIHLHGLLAEVEKQCAAWHDDEIDLTAYEEMGVRPTSIHKSKTDHKAAVFKLANGITSSLDTSEERVAPRAD, from the coding sequence ATGAAAAAGCAGGAGCTCATTCACCTGCACGGCCTCCTGGCCGAGGTAGAGAAACAGTGTGCAGCATGGCACGACGACGAAATCGACCTGACGGCGTACGAGGAGATGGGGGTACGACCCACATCGATTCACAAGTCCAAGACCGACCACAAGGCGGCTGTTTTCAAGCTGGCGAACGGAATCACTTCGTCCCTGGACACGTCCGAGGAGCGCGTCGCTCCTCGCGCGGACTGA
- a CDS encoding HalOD1 output domain-containing protein, with amino-acid sequence MPMPVDDPIDDPKPLVRHRYDPEAGRELSTAIVRAIATVEGVPPEEVSIPPLYDCIDVESLEHALFGTVDAAGGAISATFRCGTYLVTVTADGWVRIYDG; translated from the coding sequence ATGCCGATGCCCGTCGACGATCCGATCGACGACCCGAAGCCCCTCGTCCGACACCGGTACGATCCCGAGGCCGGCCGTGAACTCTCGACGGCCATCGTTCGCGCCATCGCCACCGTCGAGGGCGTCCCCCCGGAGGAGGTGTCGATCCCGCCGCTGTACGACTGCATCGACGTGGAGTCCCTGGAGCACGCGCTCTTCGGCACCGTCGACGCCGCCGGCGGCGCCATCAGCGCCACGTTCCGCTGTGGCACGTATCTCGTGACGGTCACCGCCGACGGCTGGGTTCGGATCTACGACGGATAG
- a CDS encoding PAS domain S-box protein: MPPTGSSDDRRIATDDLVSTIRDAEFFRSLVENGSDAIISIDRNSTILFANEAAERVFGYEPEELIGEKLTVLMPERFHAQHFDAVDRYLETGERRLDWNTIELPAEHRDGHEVPLSITFEEHVYDGERVFSGIMRDISERVERERELERQNERLERFASIVSHDLRDPLNAARATAALAKAGDEAALDDLDDIFDRMERLIEEVLTLAKQGQTVGDTEPVDLASVAEDAWTIVDAEAATLVVADDLPAVEAHPERLETLLGNLFRNAVTHGGHDVVVAVGPLDDGRGFYVEDDGAGFGDVDPDRLFDYGFTGSDDGTGFGLSIVEEIAGAHGWTVTATTGADGGARFELALDP, translated from the coding sequence ATGCCGCCGACGGGCTCCTCGGACGACCGACGGATCGCGACCGACGACCTCGTGTCGACCATCCGTGATGCCGAGTTCTTCCGGTCCCTGGTCGAGAACGGCTCGGACGCCATCATCTCCATCGACAGGAACAGCACCATCCTCTTCGCGAACGAGGCGGCCGAGCGGGTGTTCGGCTACGAACCCGAGGAACTGATCGGCGAGAAGCTGACGGTGCTCATGCCCGAGCGGTTTCACGCCCAGCACTTCGACGCCGTCGATCGGTACCTCGAAACCGGCGAGCGACGGCTCGATTGGAACACCATCGAACTCCCCGCCGAACACCGCGACGGTCACGAGGTGCCGCTCTCGATCACCTTCGAGGAACACGTCTACGACGGCGAACGGGTGTTCTCCGGCATCATGCGCGACATCTCGGAACGGGTCGAGCGCGAGCGGGAACTCGAACGCCAGAACGAACGGCTCGAACGCTTCGCGAGCATCGTCTCCCACGACCTCCGGGACCCTCTGAACGCCGCGCGGGCGACGGCCGCGCTCGCGAAGGCCGGCGACGAGGCGGCACTCGACGACCTCGACGACATCTTCGACCGGATGGAGCGGCTGATCGAGGAGGTCCTGACGCTGGCCAAACAGGGACAGACCGTCGGCGACACCGAACCCGTCGACCTCGCGTCGGTGGCCGAGGACGCCTGGACCATCGTCGACGCCGAGGCCGCGACGCTCGTCGTCGCCGACGACCTCCCCGCGGTCGAGGCCCACCCCGAGCGACTGGAGACGCTCCTGGGGAATCTCTTTCGGAACGCCGTCACCCACGGCGGACACGACGTCGTCGTCGCCGTCGGCCCCCTCGACGACGGCCGTGGCTTCTACGTCGAGGACGACGGTGCCGGCTTCGGCGACGTCGACCCCGACCGGCTGTTCGACTACGGATTCACCGGCAGCGACGACGGGACGGGCTTCGGCCTGAGCATCGTCGAGGAGATCGCCGGCGCCCACGGCTGGACCGTGACCGCGACGACGGGTGCGGACGGGGGTGCCCGATTCGAGTTGGCGCTGGATCCGTAA
- the thrS gene encoding threonine--tRNA ligase — MSEIVVTLPDGSELSVTEGSTVEDVAYEIGPGLGRDTVAGVVDGDLVDKATPLSDGADLVIVTADSDEYLRVLRHSAAHVFAQALQRLYPEAKLAIGPPTDEGFYYDVTGVDLDSEDLERIEAEAEEIIAADLDIEREERPREEVVEEYADNPYKLDILETEADGEDPVSVYRQGEFEDLCQGPHVESTGEIGAFKLLNISSAYWRGDEDNDTLTRVYGTAFADEAEMEEFLERRREAQERDHRKLGQELDIFAIDDTTGPGLPLYHPNGKRVLDELSAFARDLNLDAGYEPVETPHLFRTELWKKSGHYENYVDDMFLLDVNDEEYGLKPMNCPGHATIFDQKSWSYRDLPVRYFEDGKVYRKEQRGELSGLSRVWAFTIDDGHEFVRPDQIEDEVTLVMDNIVRVFETFDLDAEVALATRPEKSVGSDEIWERAESQLRAVLESRDMEYDVEAGDGAFYGPKIDFAFEDALGRKWDGPTVQLDFNMPERFDLTYTGEDNEDHRPVMIHRALYGSYERFLMVLIEHFDGKFPLWLAPEQVRVLPVSDDNLDYAHRLADELDDFRVEVEDRSWTVGRKIQQAHSDRVPYMLIVGDDEEAAGTVSVRDRKERERKDVDREAFAAHLRAERDEKRVEPDFLD, encoded by the coding sequence ATGAGTGAGATCGTAGTGACGCTTCCCGACGGGTCGGAACTCTCCGTCACGGAGGGGTCGACGGTGGAGGACGTCGCCTACGAGATCGGGCCGGGTCTCGGACGCGACACCGTCGCGGGCGTCGTCGACGGCGACCTCGTCGACAAGGCCACCCCCCTCTCGGACGGCGCCGACCTCGTCATCGTCACGGCGGATAGCGACGAGTATCTGCGCGTGCTCCGCCACTCGGCGGCACACGTCTTCGCACAGGCGCTGCAGCGACTGTATCCGGAGGCCAAACTCGCCATCGGGCCGCCGACCGACGAGGGCTTCTACTACGACGTGACCGGCGTCGACCTCGACAGCGAGGACCTGGAGCGGATCGAGGCGGAGGCCGAGGAGATCATCGCCGCGGATCTGGACATCGAGCGCGAGGAGCGCCCGCGCGAGGAGGTCGTCGAGGAGTACGCCGACAACCCCTACAAACTCGACATTCTCGAAACCGAGGCCGACGGCGAGGACCCGGTGAGCGTCTACCGACAGGGCGAGTTCGAGGACCTCTGTCAGGGTCCCCACGTCGAGTCGACCGGCGAGATCGGCGCGTTCAAACTCCTGAACATCTCCTCGGCGTACTGGCGGGGCGACGAGGACAACGACACCCTGACGCGCGTCTACGGCACCGCCTTCGCCGACGAGGCGGAGATGGAGGAGTTCCTCGAGCGCCGGCGCGAGGCCCAGGAGCGCGACCACCGGAAGCTCGGCCAGGAACTCGACATCTTCGCCATCGACGACACGACCGGGCCGGGGCTGCCGCTGTATCACCCCAACGGCAAGCGCGTCCTCGACGAACTGTCGGCGTTCGCCCGCGACCTGAACCTCGACGCGGGGTACGAACCCGTCGAGACGCCCCACCTCTTCCGGACCGAACTCTGGAAGAAGTCGGGCCACTACGAGAACTACGTCGACGACATGTTCCTGCTGGACGTGAACGACGAGGAGTACGGCCTGAAGCCGATGAACTGTCCGGGCCACGCGACCATCTTCGACCAGAAGTCCTGGAGCTACCGGGACCTCCCCGTCCGCTACTTCGAGGACGGGAAGGTGTACCGCAAGGAACAGCGCGGGGAACTCTCGGGGCTCTCCCGGGTGTGGGCATTCACCATCGACGACGGCCACGAGTTCGTCCGGCCCGACCAGATCGAAGACGAGGTGACGCTCGTGATGGACAACATCGTCCGGGTCTTCGAGACGTTCGACCTCGACGCGGAGGTGGCGCTCGCGACGCGGCCGGAGAAGTCGGTCGGGAGCGACGAGATCTGGGAGCGCGCCGAGTCACAGCTCCGCGCCGTGCTCGAGTCCCGTGACATGGAGTACGACGTCGAGGCGGGGGACGGCGCCTTCTACGGCCCGAAGATCGACTTCGCGTTCGAGGACGCCCTCGGCCGGAAGTGGGACGGCCCGACCGTCCAACTCGACTTCAACATGCCCGAGCGGTTCGACCTGACCTACACCGGCGAGGACAACGAGGACCACCGCCCGGTGATGATCCACCGCGCGCTCTACGGCAGTTACGAGCGGTTCCTGATGGTGCTCATCGAGCACTTCGACGGGAAGTTCCCGCTCTGGCTGGCGCCGGAGCAGGTGCGAGTGCTGCCGGTCAGCGACGACAACCTCGACTACGCCCACCGTCTCGCGGACGAACTCGACGACTTCCGGGTCGAAGTCGAGGACCGATCCTGGACCGTCGGCCGCAAGATCCAGCAGGCCCACAGCGACCGCGTGCCCTACATGCTCATCGTCGGCGACGACGAGGAGGCGGCCGGCACCGTCTCGGTGCGCGATCGGAAGGAACGCGAGCGCAAGGACGTCGACCGCGAGGCCTTCGCCGCCCACCTCCGGGCGGAGCGCGACGAGAAGCGCGTCGAACCCGACTTCCTCGACTAG
- a CDS encoding APC family permease, with protein MSDSRPLAPRHAVAVALGLPLGAGVFLLPSGVENLGGPATPVAYLVGTLAVGSVAVAYAVFLSSPLVERDAPLYTAVSRTWGSRPVGFLAAWPTVGAYVAVLAALAASLGAAAATVLPLPPTPAALAALAALVAVHALGPAAAGRAQLWVTVPLLALLGGMLLVGATAVVPDNFSPLLPTPPLRERPLVALGGATVAALFGFAGFDAGAAVSSAVDDPRRTVPRALLVAVLLAGAVATLAAVVTLGVIPWSRLVFVSAPFAEAAASALGVAPRTLLVPGTALAGVGAALATAWLPARTLRGVAEVVPGLDRETRRGVPDPALAVTGLLAGAVVALDLVGYASYLALAGIFVGYAAIAASVGALPLIRPELHRRCRLRLPAPALVAVSLAGLATAGVVLARVATLDPASTLGFSRWGPALAGVDDAVLVRDPLSTVVPALLLWELLGVAVVAVAADYRADRGVDRPPLDAAYEE; from the coding sequence GTGTCCGACTCACGCCCGCTCGCCCCGCGACACGCCGTCGCCGTCGCCCTCGGCCTCCCGCTCGGTGCGGGCGTGTTCCTCCTCCCGAGCGGCGTCGAGAACCTCGGCGGCCCGGCCACGCCCGTCGCCTACCTCGTCGGGACGCTCGCCGTCGGTTCCGTCGCCGTCGCCTACGCCGTCTTCCTGTCGAGTCCCCTCGTCGAGCGCGACGCGCCCCTCTACACGGCCGTCTCGCGAACCTGGGGCTCCCGGCCGGTCGGCTTCCTGGCCGCGTGGCCGACGGTCGGCGCCTACGTCGCCGTCCTCGCCGCCCTCGCGGCCAGCCTCGGCGCCGCCGCCGCGACCGTCCTCCCCCTGCCGCCGACGCCCGCCGCGCTTGCCGCCCTCGCGGCCCTCGTCGCCGTCCACGCGCTCGGGCCGGCGGCGGCCGGTCGCGCCCAACTGTGGGTCACCGTGCCCCTCCTCGCCCTCCTCGGGGGCATGCTCCTCGTCGGAGCGACGGCCGTCGTCCCCGACAACTTCAGCCCGCTCCTGCCGACGCCGCCGCTCCGGGAGCGTCCGCTGGTCGCCCTCGGCGGGGCGACGGTCGCCGCGCTGTTCGGCTTCGCCGGCTTCGACGCCGGCGCCGCCGTCTCGTCGGCCGTCGACGACCCCCGCCGGACCGTCCCCCGGGCGCTGCTCGTCGCGGTCCTGCTCGCCGGCGCCGTCGCCACCCTCGCGGCGGTGGTGACGCTCGGGGTCATCCCCTGGTCGCGGCTGGTGTTCGTCTCGGCGCCGTTCGCGGAGGCGGCGGCGAGCGCCCTCGGCGTCGCCCCCCGGACCCTCCTCGTGCCCGGGACGGCCCTCGCGGGCGTCGGCGCCGCGCTCGCGACGGCGTGGCTGCCCGCGCGAACGCTCCGGGGCGTCGCCGAGGTGGTTCCGGGGCTGGACCGGGAGACGCGCCGCGGCGTCCCCGACCCCGCGCTGGCGGTCACCGGCCTGCTCGCCGGCGCCGTCGTCGCCCTCGATCTGGTCGGCTACGCCTCGTATCTCGCGCTCGCCGGCATCTTCGTCGGCTACGCCGCCATCGCGGCGTCGGTCGGCGCCCTCCCCCTGATCCGGCCGGAACTACACCGTCGGTGTCGCCTCCGCCTCCCCGCGCCCGCCCTCGTCGCCGTCTCCCTCGCCGGCCTCGCCACGGCGGGGGTCGTCCTCGCCCGCGTCGCCACCCTCGATCCGGCCAGCACGCTCGGCTTCTCGCGCTGGGGTCCCGCCCTCGCCGGCGTCGACGACGCCGTCCTCGTGCGCGACCCGCTGTCGACGGTGGTGCCCGCCCTCCTCCTCTGGGAGCTCCTCGGCGTCGCCGTCGTCGCCGTCGCCGCCGACTACCGCGCGGACCGCGGCGTCGACCGGCCGCCCCTCGACGCGGCCTACGAGGAGTAG
- a CDS encoding DNA-3-methyladenine glycosylase family protein: MERGAIPLDDLDGPFDLQATVESGQSYLWDRPDGGMYERTDAHGGDAWYETVVPPLDAVGNERAVVRVRQVEGRLEWASTTDAVPILTHLLRLDDDLDAIVDATPDDPLLERAYDAYPGMRLVRDPPFPCLISFICSAQMRVSRIHGMQRALAREYGEQFAVDGRTYHAFPTPADLAARSEEDLRDLKLGYRAPYVRRTAEMVAEGEAAPEDARGLPYEDARESLTRFVGVGEKVADCVLLFSLGYLEAVPLDTWIRSAIADHYPACDRGSYTETSRAIRERFGGEYAGYAQTYVFHLLRAGGE, encoded by the coding sequence ATGGAACGCGGCGCCATCCCGCTCGACGACCTCGACGGCCCCTTCGACCTGCAGGCGACCGTCGAGAGCGGGCAGAGCTACCTCTGGGACCGTCCCGACGGGGGGATGTACGAGCGGACCGACGCCCACGGCGGCGACGCGTGGTACGAGACGGTCGTCCCGCCGCTCGACGCCGTCGGCAACGAGCGTGCGGTCGTCCGGGTCCGACAGGTCGAGGGACGGCTGGAGTGGGCGTCGACGACCGACGCCGTGCCGATCCTCACCCACCTGCTCCGCCTCGACGACGACCTGGACGCCATCGTCGACGCGACGCCGGACGACCCGCTCCTCGAACGCGCCTACGACGCGTATCCGGGGATGCGGCTGGTCCGCGACCCGCCCTTTCCCTGTCTGATCTCCTTCATCTGCTCGGCACAGATGCGTGTGTCGCGCATCCACGGCATGCAGCGGGCGCTCGCCCGCGAGTACGGCGAGCAGTTCGCCGTCGACGGGCGAACCTACCACGCCTTCCCGACGCCCGCGGACCTCGCCGCCCGCTCCGAGGAGGACCTCCGGGACCTGAAACTCGGCTACCGCGCCCCCTACGTCCGGCGAACCGCCGAGATGGTCGCCGAGGGCGAGGCCGCCCCCGAGGACGCCCGCGGCCTCCCCTACGAGGACGCTCGCGAGTCGCTCACGCGCTTCGTCGGCGTCGGCGAGAAGGTGGCGGACTGCGTCCTGCTGTTCTCGCTGGGGTATCTCGAGGCCGTCCCGCTCGACACCTGGATCCGCTCGGCTATCGCCGATCACTACCCCGCCTGTGACCGTGGCTCCTACACCGAGACCTCGCGGGCGATTCGCGAGCGCTTCGGCGGCGAGTACGCCGGCTACGCCCAGACCTACGTCTTCCATCTCCTGCGCGCTGGCGGGGAGTGA
- a CDS encoding translation initiation factor IF-2 subunit beta: MDYEDSLDRALTETPEMSDAVDRFQVPDPEVRSEGNVTVYENFAGTHDRLNRTQEHLLKFFQSELGTSASIDDRGRARFTGDFKHSRVADALEEYVETFVTCSECGSPDTRLVEERGATVLKCDACGALSSVSEL; the protein is encoded by the coding sequence ATGGATTACGAGGATAGTCTCGACCGGGCGCTGACCGAAACGCCGGAAATGAGCGACGCCGTCGACCGGTTCCAGGTCCCCGATCCGGAGGTGCGATCCGAGGGTAACGTGACCGTCTACGAGAACTTCGCGGGGACACACGACCGTCTGAACCGGACGCAGGAGCACCTGCTCAAGTTCTTCCAGTCGGAACTGGGGACGAGCGCCAGCATCGACGACCGGGGTCGGGCCCGCTTCACCGGCGACTTCAAGCACTCGCGCGTGGCGGACGCCCTCGAGGAGTACGTCGAGACGTTCGTGACCTGTTCGGAGTGCGGGTCGCCCGACACCCGACTGGTCGAAGAACGCGGCGCGACGGTCCTGAAGTGTGACGCCTGCGGTGCGCTCTCCTCCGTCTCGGAGCTGTGA
- a CDS encoding low molecular weight phosphatase family protein, whose protein sequence is MSTDTDTDLTRIAFVCVRNAGRSQMSAAFAERERDRRGLDVEVLSGGTRPADAVHGEVIDAMNEVGIDLSDRTPREITAGELRSCDYVATMGCSTLDLGDAPGVDVRDWALDDPGGRDPERVRAIRDEIAERVRALFDEVEASATR, encoded by the coding sequence ATGTCCACCGACACCGACACCGACCTGACACGCATCGCCTTCGTCTGCGTCCGGAACGCCGGGCGCTCGCAGATGTCCGCGGCGTTCGCCGAACGCGAGCGCGACCGTCGCGGGCTGGACGTCGAGGTCCTGTCCGGCGGCACCCGTCCCGCCGACGCGGTCCACGGGGAGGTGATCGACGCCATGAACGAGGTGGGGATCGACCTCTCCGACCGGACGCCCCGCGAGATCACGGCCGGGGAACTCCGCTCCTGTGACTACGTCGCCACCATGGGCTGTTCGACGCTCGACCTCGGCGACGCCCCCGGGGTCGACGTCCGCGACTGGGCGCTCGACGACCCCGGCGGACGGGACCCCGAGCGCGTCCGCGCGATCCGCGACGAGATAGCGGAGCGGGTCCGCGCGCTGTTCGACGAGGTCGAGGCGAGCGCGACGCGGTAG
- the arsB gene encoding ACR3 family arsenite efflux transporter codes for MSNAHGPNCDCASCGDPRSMDVLDKYLTVWIFGAMAVGVGLGFVAPSVTAPIREFHLVEIGLVAMMYPPLAKADYSKLGTVFSNWRVLGLSLIQNWLIGPTLMFGLAVVFFGGVVPGLPARPEYFLGLVFIGMARCIAMVLVWNELAEGSTEYVTGLVAFNSLFQIVTYGAYVWFFGLFLPPLLGMDALVAGISTVDVTPIQVFEAIVVFLGIPFAGGFLSRFVGTRAKSRAWYEEEFVPRIDPLTLVALLFTVIVMFATQGGNIVAAPGDVLLIAVPLTVYFVAMFLVSFGMGKGIGADYSTTTAIGFTAASNNFELAIAVAVAVFGVGSGVAFATVVGPLIEVPVLLALVNVALYFQRRLDWGDADTTGGLDAVTTDD; via the coding sequence ATGAGTAACGCGCACGGCCCGAACTGCGACTGCGCGAGCTGTGGCGACCCGCGGTCGATGGACGTCCTCGACAAGTACCTCACGGTCTGGATCTTCGGCGCGATGGCCGTCGGCGTCGGCCTCGGCTTCGTCGCGCCGTCGGTCACGGCGCCGATCCGGGAGTTCCACCTCGTCGAAATCGGCCTCGTGGCGATGATGTACCCGCCGCTCGCGAAGGCCGACTACTCGAAGCTCGGGACGGTGTTCAGCAACTGGCGGGTCCTCGGGCTGAGCTTGATCCAGAACTGGCTCATCGGGCCGACGCTGATGTTCGGGCTCGCGGTCGTCTTCTTCGGCGGCGTCGTCCCCGGCCTGCCGGCCCGCCCCGAGTACTTCCTCGGGCTGGTGTTCATCGGGATGGCCCGCTGTATCGCGATGGTGCTCGTCTGGAACGAACTCGCCGAGGGGTCGACGGAGTACGTGACCGGCCTGGTCGCGTTCAACAGCCTCTTTCAGATCGTCACCTACGGCGCCTACGTCTGGTTCTTCGGGCTCTTCCTCCCGCCCCTGCTGGGCATGGACGCGCTCGTCGCCGGCATCAGCACCGTCGACGTGACGCCGATCCAGGTGTTCGAGGCCATCGTCGTCTTCCTCGGGATCCCCTTCGCCGGCGGCTTCCTCTCCCGATTCGTCGGCACGCGGGCGAAGAGCCGGGCGTGGTACGAGGAGGAGTTCGTCCCCCGGATCGATCCCCTGACGCTCGTGGCCCTGCTTTTCACCGTGATCGTCATGTTCGCCACGCAGGGCGGCAACATCGTCGCCGCGCCGGGCGACGTGCTCCTGATCGCGGTCCCGCTCACCGTCTACTTCGTCGCCATGTTCCTCGTGAGCTTCGGGATGGGCAAGGGAATCGGCGCGGACTACTCCACCACGACCGCCATCGGCTTCACCGCCGCCTCGAACAACTTCGAACTCGCCATCGCCGTCGCCGTCGCGGTCTTCGGCGTCGGCTCCGGCGTCGCCTTCGCCACCGTCGTCGGGCCGCTGATCGAGGTGCCCGTCCTCCTCGCGCTGGTCAACGTCGCCCTGTACTTCCAGCGGCGGCTCGACTGGGGCGACGCCGACACGACCGGCGGCCTCGACGCCGTGACGACCGACGACTGA
- a CDS encoding ArsR/SmtB family transcription factor: MAQGTERLRRYLEDELGECRSEDVERRVEELGTLEAALGTARVEAELDVLSALAGETRYTLVRTLVAAGEELCVCELNAVVDVSESGLSHALSTLVDAGLVAGRKDGRWKKYRATNRAVALVTVLEGSVGDE, encoded by the coding sequence ATGGCACAAGGGACCGAGCGGCTCCGGCGATACCTCGAAGACGAACTCGGGGAGTGTCGAAGCGAGGACGTCGAGCGGCGGGTGGAGGAACTCGGGACGCTGGAGGCGGCGCTCGGGACGGCGCGGGTCGAGGCCGAACTCGACGTGCTCTCGGCGCTCGCCGGCGAGACGCGCTACACCCTCGTTCGGACGCTCGTGGCCGCGGGCGAGGAACTGTGCGTCTGCGAACTGAACGCCGTCGTCGACGTGAGCGAGAGCGGGCTCAGTCACGCCCTCTCGACGCTCGTCGACGCCGGGCTCGTGGCCGGGCGAAAGGACGGCCGTTGGAAGAAGTACCGCGCGACCAACCGGGCCGTGGCCCTCGTGACCGTGCTGGAGGGGAGCGTCGGCGATGAGTAA
- a CDS encoding response regulator — protein sequence MSRTSDGGAEATKDGDVTVLVVDDQPNVAKAYELHLPEAYTVRTATGGAEALELVDESVDVVLLDRRMPEMTGDEVLETIRERGYGCRVAMVTAVDPDFDIVEMDFDAYLTKTVAPEEIRETVDRLATLSDLDEQLREHFVLAEKKATLEATKRASELDEHEEYAELVERLDALETELDWASREFDDEEFAAMFRDPEGGGTG from the coding sequence GTGTCTCGGACGAGCGACGGCGGGGCGGAGGCGACGAAGGACGGCGACGTCACGGTGCTCGTCGTCGACGATCAACCGAACGTGGCGAAGGCGTACGAACTCCACCTCCCGGAGGCGTACACGGTGCGGACCGCCACGGGCGGCGCCGAGGCCCTCGAACTCGTCGACGAGTCGGTCGACGTGGTGTTGCTGGATCGACGCATGCCCGAGATGACCGGCGACGAGGTGCTGGAGACCATCAGGGAACGGGGCTACGGCTGCCGGGTCGCCATGGTCACGGCCGTCGATCCGGACTTCGACATCGTCGAGATGGACTTCGACGCGTACCTCACGAAGACCGTCGCGCCCGAGGAGATCAGGGAGACGGTGGACCGACTGGCCACTCTCTCGGACCTCGACGAGCAACTGCGGGAACACTTCGTGCTCGCCGAGAAGAAGGCGACGCTGGAGGCCACCAAACGCGCCTCGGAACTCGACGAGCACGAGGAGTACGCCGAACTCGTCGAGCGACTCGACGCCCTCGAAACCGAACTGGACTGGGCGAGCCGGGAGTTCGACGACGAGGAGTTCGCCGCCATGTTCCGCGACCCGGAAGGCGGGGGGACGGGCTGA